From the genome of Candidatus Caldatribacterium sp., one region includes:
- a CDS encoding right-handed parallel beta-helix repeat-containing protein, which yields MDVVIRPKEETKRIALPPGERRLALVLPRKARILSYPAFLLPDPLNPFSFHLRGDTEERILRGTIAFAWRGKEKHCELILEGEKENPSFSGFHPVFPEHPLFPRGDSILLAPGDYLLEEKVSLTPPFHLVGASGTVLFREGEVLRIEGEGEGLVQNVTFSLRGRKSGNVAVVLKSRVVFEGCVFRGGIREKLSWMGNGVVAAREASLVFRRCVFLENEAAGILAEEGTAVVVEDSIFVGNRGEGILAKRGSVLVVRRSRFFSNVWGVTCGGLCLFEGNEISESTTGGLCLLRGTEGIFGDNRISRNPVGVVWPRSEDILWGAGNVLEENRIPFLEE from the coding sequence ATGGATGTGGTGATTCGCCCAAAGGAAGAAACGAAAAGGATTGCCCTTCCCCCAGGTGAGAGGCGTCTCGCCCTCGTCCTTCCCCGGAAGGCACGCATTCTTTCCTATCCTGCCTTTCTCCTCCCGGACCCTCTGAATCCCTTTTCCTTTCACCTGCGAGGAGATACCGAAGAACGCATACTCCGGGGGACAATTGCCTTTGCATGGAGAGGAAAAGAGAAGCATTGCGAGCTCATCCTTGAGGGGGAGAAGGAAAACCCCTCTTTTTCGGGCTTTCATCCTGTGTTCCCTGAACATCCCCTTTTCCCCAGGGGTGACTCAATTCTCCTTGCCCCTGGAGATTACCTTCTTGAGGAGAAAGTTTCCCTTACCCCACCCTTTCACCTTGTGGGAGCAAGTGGAACAGTCCTTTTCCGGGAGGGTGAGGTGCTCCGTATTGAGGGGGAAGGGGAGGGTCTTGTCCAAAACGTCACCTTTTCCCTGCGGGGGAGAAAGAGTGGCAATGTGGCTGTCGTCCTGAAGAGCCGGGTTGTTTTTGAAGGCTGTGTCTTTCGGGGAGGGATTCGGGAGAAGCTTAGCTGGATGGGGAACGGAGTGGTCGCTGCCCGGGAAGCATCTTTAGTTTTTCGGCGCTGCGTGTTCCTCGAGAATGAGGCGGCGGGTATTCTTGCTGAAGAGGGGACTGCTGTTGTGGTGGAGGACTCGATTTTCGTAGGCAACCGGGGGGAGGGGATTTTGGCCAAACGAGGGTCTGTCCTTGTGGTTCGCCGTTCACGCTTCTTCTCCAATGTCTGGGGTGTAACGTGTGGAGGGCTCTGTCTCTTCGAGGGCAATGAGATTTCAGAGAGCACAACAGGTGGATTGTGCCTTCTCCGGGGAACGGAGGGAATCTTCGGAGATAATCGGATTTCCAGAAATCCGGTGGGTGTGGTCTGGCCAAGAAGCGAGGACATTCTCTGGGGAGCGGGAAATGTTCTTGAGGAAAACCGAATCCCCTTCCTTGAAGAGTAG